A stretch of Cytophagales bacterium DNA encodes these proteins:
- the rpsA gene encoding 30S ribosomal protein S1 gives MSENEEKELSNDEVANTEATPAPESSTEPTEEAAAQPEETAPAVEEAPAEEAAPVAEEAPAEAPAAEAPAAKKEAPKTEDKPAIEDWSMGEDDGFGDTYSDEERKQMEDLYTSTLTEIAEKELIKGFVVGITDRDVIVNIGFKSDGLVALSEFRDMEDLKAGDEVEVYIEEQENANGQLILSRRKAKIVKAWENIQSALDNDSVIDGMVKRRTKGGLIVDIYGVEAFLPGSQIDVKPIRDFDVFVGKKMEVKVVKINYTNDNVVVSHKVLIEKDLEQQKTEILNNLEKGQVLEGVIKNMTNFGVFIDLGGVDGLLHITDISWGRINHPEEVLALDEKVNVVVLDFDDDKKRISLGMKQLTSHPWDSLDSTIDIGSKVKGKIVNVADYGSFLEIIPGVEGLIHVSEMSWSQHLRNPQDFMGVGDEMEAVVLTIDRDERKMSLGIKQLTEDPWTKQDLLTKYAVGTKHSGIIRNLTNFGLFIELEEGIDGLVHVSDLSWTKKIKHPSEFVKVGDELEVVVMELDTENRRLALSHKHLEENPWDTFETVFMKGTVHKCAIIGKTDKGALLELPYGLEGQCSNKNLQKEDGSMANEGETLDFKVQEFAKDEKRIILSHTATWKEGADAPAPAPKKKASTGGGNKNKTLDKINQGSEKSTLGDIAALSALKQQMEGGDKDAE, from the coding sequence ATGTCTGAAAACGAAGAAAAAGAACTTTCAAACGACGAAGTGGCCAACACAGAAGCTACTCCGGCACCTGAAAGCTCAACAGAACCTACAGAAGAGGCTGCGGCCCAACCTGAGGAAACTGCACCTGCAGTAGAAGAAGCTCCCGCAGAGGAGGCTGCTCCAGTAGCAGAAGAGGCACCCGCTGAAGCTCCTGCAGCCGAAGCACCAGCAGCCAAAAAAGAAGCACCTAAGACTGAAGACAAGCCTGCAATCGAAGATTGGTCAATGGGCGAAGATGATGGTTTTGGTGATACTTACAGCGACGAAGAAAGAAAGCAAATGGAAGACCTGTATACTTCCACGCTTACTGAGATCGCTGAAAAAGAACTGATCAAAGGATTTGTAGTAGGAATCACTGACAGAGATGTAATTGTGAACATCGGATTTAAATCTGATGGTCTGGTTGCTCTTTCAGAATTCCGCGACATGGAAGATCTCAAAGCCGGAGACGAAGTTGAGGTCTATATTGAAGAGCAGGAAAATGCTAACGGTCAATTGATCCTTTCTCGCAGAAAGGCGAAAATCGTTAAAGCATGGGAGAACATCCAAAGTGCTCTTGACAATGATTCAGTCATCGACGGTATGGTTAAGAGACGTACCAAAGGTGGTTTGATCGTTGACATCTACGGTGTTGAGGCGTTCCTTCCTGGTTCACAAATTGATGTGAAGCCTATCAGAGACTTTGATGTCTTTGTAGGGAAGAAAATGGAGGTGAAAGTTGTGAAAATCAATTACACCAATGATAACGTAGTAGTATCTCACAAAGTACTGATCGAGAAAGATCTTGAGCAGCAGAAAACGGAGATCCTCAACAACCTGGAAAAAGGACAAGTACTGGAAGGTGTGATCAAGAACATGACCAACTTCGGTGTATTTATCGATTTGGGTGGTGTCGACGGTCTGCTTCACATTACAGATATTTCCTGGGGTCGTATCAATCACCCAGAGGAAGTGCTTGCACTTGATGAGAAAGTGAATGTAGTAGTACTTGACTTTGACGATGATAAGAAGCGAATTTCTCTGGGTATGAAGCAATTGACTTCTCATCCTTGGGATTCTTTGGATTCTACTATCGATATCGGGTCTAAGGTGAAAGGTAAGATCGTAAACGTAGCAGATTACGGTTCATTCCTTGAAATCATCCCTGGTGTAGAAGGATTGATCCACGTTTCTGAAATGTCCTGGTCTCAGCACTTGAGAAATCCTCAGGATTTCATGGGAGTTGGCGATGAAATGGAAGCAGTTGTTCTTACCATCGACAGAGATGAAAGAAAAATGTCTTTGGGTATCAAGCAATTGACCGAAGATCCATGGACGAAGCAAGACCTACTTACCAAATACGCTGTAGGCACCAAGCACAGTGGTATCATCCGCAACCTGACCAACTTCGGCTTGTTCATCGAGCTTGAGGAAGGAATCGATGGTCTGGTTCACGTTTCTGACCTGTCATGGACGAAGAAGATCAAGCATCCTTCAGAGTTTGTGAAAGTTGGTGACGAGCTGGAAGTAGTTGTAATGGAGTTGGATACTGAAAATCGCAGACTGGCATTGAGCCACAAGCATTTGGAAGAAAACCCATGGGATACTTTCGAGACCGTATTCATGAAAGGAACGGTTCACAAATGTGCGATCATCGGCAAAACCGACAAAGGCGCGTTGCTTGAGTTGCCATACGGTCTGGAAGGACAGTGTAGCAACAAAAACCTTCAGAAAGAAGATGGCAGCATGGCCAATGAAGGAGAGACACTTGACTTCAAAGTTCAGGAGTTTGCCAAGGATGAGAAAAGAATTATTTTGAGCCACACAGCTACCTGGAAAGAAGGAGCGGATGCACCAGCACCTGCACCTAAGAAGAAAGCCAGTACCGGCGGTGGTAATAAGAATAAGACGCTCGATAAGATCAATCAAGGTTCAGAGAAATCTACCTTGGGAGATATCGCTGCACTTTCTGCTTTGAAACAGCAGATGGAAGGTGGCGACAAAGACGCAGAATAA
- a CDS encoding DUF6089 family protein, with protein MKRLIALIFILLAVEGVSQSFFNWQYNDRYFSLIAGSGMTAYFGELNDNNRIRQEFSNFSIGLEARLLSRVAARAEVIYYSLEGDDLYAEDSSFNRQRNLSFFSRNVEANLQGIFFLRKYRGDYHKRWAFDPYMGLGVGVTTYSPTAELDSVTYKLRELETEGVEYGQFALVLPLTFGVKMRFNEFVNFNMELGYRYAFTDYLDDVSTVFIESDGSIAGRLSNRKDEVRTRDNEFFIVNQEHYDAQVAGAPRGNPDRNDSYLYISFRLEVFLPRKNTGPLFKKPSAY; from the coding sequence ATGAAGCGATTGATAGCACTTATATTCATTTTGCTCGCCGTTGAAGGAGTTTCTCAAAGCTTTTTCAATTGGCAGTACAATGACCGCTATTTTTCCCTGATCGCTGGAAGTGGAATGACCGCATACTTCGGCGAACTCAATGACAATAACCGCATAAGACAGGAATTTTCAAACTTTTCCATAGGACTTGAGGCACGTCTATTGAGTCGTGTAGCTGCAAGAGCTGAAGTCATTTACTACTCTTTGGAAGGTGATGACCTTTACGCCGAGGACAGCAGCTTCAATCGCCAAAGGAACCTTTCCTTTTTCTCCAGAAATGTTGAAGCAAATCTTCAGGGCATCTTTTTTCTCAGAAAATATAGAGGTGACTATCACAAAAGGTGGGCCTTCGACCCTTACATGGGATTGGGAGTTGGAGTGACGACCTACAGCCCAACTGCTGAATTGGACAGTGTCACATACAAGTTAAGAGAACTCGAAACCGAAGGTGTTGAATATGGCCAATTTGCACTGGTCCTACCACTTACTTTCGGAGTAAAAATGAGATTCAATGAATTTGTAAACTTCAACATGGAACTGGGGTATCGATATGCCTTCACAGATTATCTGGATGACGTCTCTACTGTATTTATCGAAAGTGATGGATCCATTGCCGGTCGGCTTTCAAACAGAAAAGATGAAGTCCGAACCAGGGATAATGAGTTCTTCATTGTGAATCAGGAACACTACGATGCACAAGTTGCAGGAGCTCCCAGGGGTAACCCTGATCGAAATGACAGTTATTTATACATTAGTTTTCGGTTAGAAGTCTTTCTACCGCGAAAAAATACAGGGCCCTTATTCAAGAAGCCCTCGGCTTACTAA